A portion of the Calothrix sp. 336/3 genome contains these proteins:
- a CDS encoding M15 family metallopeptidase — MQFWKRIPYYLRIIIIATFVASSIIFSGVLWLKLSPAKVAQVVTPQVTASPTTDINALAAVPINNSPVTVNTEIFDTPKVATKDSPQKPPVTVGKQKTSYGHLQYAEANPNQMIIVSSYASGASQRYESLRPEAALSLMKMIYAAREKGVWIIPVSGYRTIAQQQKLFQQQTQRKGSAKEAAKISAPAGYSEHHTGFAVDLADGKSPRLDLAFEFEKTDTYLWLKKHAQEFGFELSFPRNNPQGVSFEPWHWRYVGSPNAGSVFANARR, encoded by the coding sequence ATGCAATTTTGGAAAAGAATTCCCTATTACCTACGTATTATTATTATCGCAACTTTTGTTGCTAGTAGCATTATTTTTTCCGGTGTGTTGTGGCTGAAACTTTCTCCCGCCAAAGTTGCTCAAGTCGTGACTCCACAAGTCACTGCATCACCAACAACAGATATCAATGCTCTTGCCGCAGTACCCATCAATAACTCTCCGGTGACAGTGAATACTGAGATTTTCGATACTCCGAAAGTTGCAACCAAGGATTCTCCTCAAAAACCACCTGTGACTGTTGGCAAGCAGAAAACATCCTATGGACATTTGCAATATGCAGAAGCTAACCCCAACCAAATGATAATTGTCAGTAGCTATGCCAGTGGAGCATCACAAAGATATGAATCATTGCGCCCAGAAGCCGCTTTATCGTTAATGAAAATGATTTATGCTGCCAGAGAAAAGGGTGTTTGGATAATTCCTGTGTCTGGTTATCGAACCATTGCCCAACAACAGAAGCTATTTCAACAACAAACTCAACGCAAAGGTTCAGCCAAGGAAGCAGCAAAAATCAGCGCTCCTGCTGGTTATAGCGAACACCACACAGGTTTTGCCGTGGATTTAGCCGATGGCAAGTCACCACGTTTAGATTTAGCTTTTGAGTTTGAAAAAACTGATACTTATCTTTGGCTAAAGAAACATGCTCAGGAATTTGGCTTTGAGTTATCTTTTCCTCGCAATAATCCCCAAGGTGTGAGTTTTGAGCCTTGGCATTGGAGATATGTGGGTTCTCCCAACGCGGGGAGTGTTTTTGCTAATGCCAGAAGATGA
- the cofG gene encoding 7,8-didemethyl-8-hydroxy-5-deazariboflavin synthase subunit CofG has product MKITYSPAYTIVPTYECFNNCTYCNFRIDPGKDNWLTLENAKKIFQNLQNHHVCEILILSGEVHPQIPLREKWFQHIYQLCELALSFNFLPHTNAGILSLSEMQKLKSVNVSMGLMLEQLNPKLMQTVHKQSPSKIPEVRLQQLKWAGELKIPFTTGLLLGIGETAKDRIDTLEAIATLHHKYGHIQEVILQPHSLGSRETFTEANFSPHQLPELIYQARKILPAEITIQIPPNLIPDKQYLLACLQAGARDLGGIVPKDEVNPDYTHLDKQELEKILRSGGWELKSRLPIYPQFDNWLNVKLQPKVKLWRQKLDKSAIY; this is encoded by the coding sequence ATGAAAATTACCTATAGTCCCGCCTATACAATTGTTCCTACCTACGAATGCTTTAATAATTGTACATATTGTAATTTTCGCATAGACCCCGGAAAAGATAATTGGCTAACTCTGGAAAATGCCAAGAAAATTTTTCAAAATTTGCAAAACCATCATGTCTGTGAAATTTTAATTTTGAGTGGTGAAGTTCATCCCCAGATACCACTCAGGGAAAAATGGTTCCAGCATATTTATCAGTTATGTGAGTTAGCGTTATCTTTTAATTTTCTGCCCCATACAAATGCCGGAATTCTGAGCTTGAGCGAAATGCAAAAGTTAAAATCTGTCAATGTTTCCATGGGATTAATGTTAGAGCAGTTAAACCCAAAACTCATGCAAACAGTACATAAGCAATCACCAAGCAAGATTCCAGAAGTGCGTTTACAGCAGCTAAAATGGGCAGGAGAGTTAAAAATACCCTTTACCACAGGATTATTACTTGGTATTGGTGAAACAGCAAAAGATAGGATAGACACCTTAGAGGCGATCGCCACCTTACATCACAAATATGGGCATATTCAAGAAGTAATATTACAACCCCATAGTTTAGGTAGTCGTGAAACTTTCACAGAGGCAAACTTTTCTCCTCATCAACTACCAGAATTAATTTATCAAGCACGAAAAATTCTCCCGGCAGAAATTACAATCCAAATTCCTCCTAACTTAATTCCAGATAAACAATATCTATTAGCTTGTTTACAAGCTGGAGCTAGAGATTTAGGAGGAATAGTTCCTAAAGATGAAGTAAATCCTGATTACACACACTTAGATAAACAGGAGCTAGAAAAAATATTGCGATCTGGAGGATGGGAATTAAAATCCCGTTTACCCATATACCCTCAGTTCGATAATTGGCTAAACGTAAAATTACAGCCGAAAGTCAAATTATGGCGACAAAAACTAGATAAATCAGCCATATACTAA
- a CDS encoding ABC transporter substrate-binding protein codes for MNRFLRSWKQWQSVTKFLSLFCLCLFLAVSCSTQQSTTTTTPSPVTTATAGDGRITIGTTQKPRTLDPADAYELASLGLIYNMSDRLYSYEPGSTEIKPQLATALPKVSTDGLTYTIPLRQGVVFHDGEPFNAKAMAFTIERFIKNGGKPSFLLADTVDSVKATGEYELTIKLKTPFAAFPSLLSFSGVCPVSPKAYELGAGKFKPEIFIGTGPYKLTQFGTDSIRFDIFDKYWGEKPANKGINLQILSSPANLFNTFRTKAVDVAYLSFQPDQIRSLDESAKKGDWQSITAQGSVVTYMVLNRNQQPLDKLEVRQAIATLIDRPLLNERVLYGQAEPLYSMIPNTFNVSQPLFKEKYGDGNVEKAKELLTKAGFSPQNPVKIPVWYPSSSPTRSLAAQTLKAYADQKMGGILQLEVNTVEGATFFKEISKGSYPIALLDWYPDFLDADNYIQPFLDCKKGSEAKGCETGGSQTQGAFYYNPKMNQLIDSQRKAQDATTRQKIFAQIQEQVVTDVPYVPLWQNKDFAFAQNGVNGVKLDPTQNLIYKGITK; via the coding sequence ATGAACAGATTTTTGCGTTCTTGGAAGCAGTGGCAAAGCGTGACAAAGTTTTTGTCTCTATTTTGCCTCTGTTTGTTCCTAGCGGTCAGCTGTAGTACACAGCAATCAACAACAACTACTACCCCGTCACCAGTCACGACAGCTACAGCAGGTGATGGCAGAATTACCATTGGTACTACTCAAAAACCTCGCACCCTAGATCCTGCCGATGCTTACGAGCTAGCATCTTTAGGTTTGATATATAACATGAGCGATCGCCTTTACAGTTACGAACCCGGTAGTACGGAAATTAAACCCCAACTTGCAACAGCATTACCCAAGGTGAGTACAGACGGTCTAACTTATACTATTCCTCTGCGCCAGGGTGTAGTATTTCATGATGGGGAACCCTTCAATGCCAAAGCGATGGCTTTCACTATTGAACGTTTCATTAAGAATGGTGGTAAACCTTCGTTCTTATTAGCAGATACAGTTGACTCCGTAAAAGCTACAGGAGAATACGAATTAACTATCAAACTCAAAACTCCTTTTGCTGCTTTTCCTTCCCTGCTTTCCTTCTCTGGAGTTTGTCCTGTTTCTCCGAAAGCGTATGAATTAGGAGCAGGAAAATTTAAACCAGAAATTTTCATTGGTACCGGACCCTATAAACTCACGCAATTTGGTACAGACTCCATTCGATTTGATATTTTTGATAAATATTGGGGAGAAAAACCAGCTAATAAAGGGATTAATTTACAAATTCTTAGTAGCCCTGCAAATTTATTTAATACTTTCCGAACCAAAGCGGTAGATGTTGCCTACCTATCATTTCAACCAGACCAAATTCGTAGTTTAGATGAAAGTGCCAAAAAAGGAGATTGGCAATCTATAACTGCTCAGGGTAGTGTGGTTACTTACATGGTTTTAAATCGTAATCAGCAACCTCTAGATAAGCTAGAAGTTCGTCAGGCGATCGCCACATTAATTGACCGTCCTTTACTCAATGAAAGGGTTTTATATGGTCAAGCGGAACCACTGTACAGTATGATTCCTAACACATTTAATGTTTCTCAACCCCTATTTAAAGAGAAGTATGGTGATGGGAATGTTGAGAAAGCTAAAGAACTATTAACAAAAGCAGGATTCTCTCCACAAAATCCGGTCAAAATTCCAGTGTGGTATCCTTCTAGTTCCCCGACTCGTAGTTTAGCAGCCCAAACCCTTAAAGCCTATGCTGACCAAAAAATGGGTGGAATTTTGCAACTCGAAGTCAATACAGTTGAAGGTGCAACTTTCTTTAAAGAAATTTCTAAGGGTTCCTATCCCATTGCTTTACTTGATTGGTATCCAGACTTTTTAGATGCAGATAATTATATCCAGCCATTCTTGGATTGTAAAAAAGGTTCGGAAGCTAAAGGATGCGAAACTGGAGGCAGCCAAACCCAAGGAGCATTCTACTATAACCCCAAAATGAACCAATTAATTGATAGTCAAAGAAAAGCACAGGATGCCACCACAAGACAAAAGATTTTTGCCCAAATTCAAGAGCAAGTAGTGACTGATGTTCCCTATGTTCCCCTTTGGCAAAATAAGGATTTTGCCTTTGCCCAAAATGGTGTAAATGGAGTCAAACTTGACCCCACACAAAATTTAATTTACAAAGGCATCACAAAGTAA
- the psbA gene encoding photosystem II q(b) protein, which translates to MTTTLQRRESANVWARFCDWITSTDNRIYIGWFGVLMIPTLLAATTCFIIAFVAAPPVDIDGIREPVAGSLIYGNNIISGAVVPSSNAIGLHFYPIWEAASLDEWLYNGGPYQLVVFHFLIGVFCYMGRQWELSYRLGMRPWICVAYSAPVSAATAVFLIYPIGQGSFSDGMPLGISGTFNFMFVFQAEHNILMHPFHMLGVAGVFGGSLFSAMHGSLVTSSLVRETTETESQNYGYKFGQEEETYNIVAAHGYFGRLIFQYASFNNSRSLHFFLAAWPVVGIWFTALGVSTMAFNLNGFNFNQSVIDSQGRVINTWADIVNRSNLGMEVMHERNAHNFPLDLAAGAEAPVALSAPAING; encoded by the coding sequence ATGACCACAACCTTACAAAGACGCGAAAGCGCCAACGTATGGGCACGGTTCTGCGACTGGATCACCAGCACCGACAACCGGATTTACATCGGTTGGTTCGGCGTACTGATGATTCCTACCCTGTTGGCAGCAACCACCTGCTTCATCATTGCATTTGTAGCAGCGCCTCCAGTAGACATCGACGGAATCCGTGAACCCGTAGCAGGTTCCTTAATCTACGGAAACAACATCATCTCAGGTGCAGTTGTTCCTTCCTCCAACGCAATTGGTCTTCACTTCTACCCCATCTGGGAAGCGGCTTCCTTAGATGAGTGGTTGTACAACGGTGGTCCTTACCAGTTGGTAGTATTCCACTTCCTGATTGGCGTATTCTGCTACATGGGTCGTCAGTGGGAATTGTCCTACCGTCTAGGTATGCGTCCTTGGATTTGTGTTGCATACTCTGCACCCGTATCCGCAGCAACCGCAGTATTCTTGATTTACCCCATCGGACAAGGTTCCTTCTCTGATGGTATGCCCTTGGGTATTTCCGGTACATTCAACTTCATGTTCGTGTTCCAAGCAGAGCACAACATTTTGATGCACCCCTTCCACATGTTAGGTGTAGCAGGTGTATTCGGCGGTAGCTTATTCAGCGCAATGCACGGTTCTTTGGTAACCTCTTCCTTGGTGCGTGAAACCACCGAAACCGAATCTCAAAACTACGGTTACAAATTCGGTCAAGAAGAAGAAACCTACAACATCGTTGCTGCTCACGGTTACTTCGGTCGCTTGATTTTCCAATACGCTTCCTTCAACAACAGCCGCAGCTTGCACTTCTTCTTAGCAGCTTGGCCTGTAGTAGGTATTTGGTTCACCGCACTGGGCGTAAGCACCATGGCGTTCAACCTCAACGGTTTCAACTTCAACCAGTCTGTAATCGACTCTCAAGGTCGTGTTATCAACACCTGGGCTGACATCGTTAACCGTTCTAACCTGGGTATGGAAGTAATGCACGAGCGTAACGCTCACAACTTCCCCTTAGACTTGGCTGCTGGCGCTGAAGCTCCTGTTGCTCTGTCTGCTCCCGCTATCAATGGTTAA
- a CDS encoding ABC transporter permease — MSRSKALQYYIISRLLLAPLMLWTVTTAVFLLLRATPGDPVDAILGGRAPESVKEALRLKLGLKDPIITQYWNYLVQVFFRLDLGESITDRGQKVWKIINDYFPATVELAVCSILVALLVGITVGVISASRPGSVLDISGRFFGIVTYSLPMFWAGMLLQLIFSVQLGWFPTSNRFPPSIPAPQRITGLYTLDSLFSGNFEQFFIALHHLALPSLTLGFLLSGIFERIVRVNLKQTLQSDYVEAARARGIPERKILVSHALKNALIPVITVLGLTFASLLGGAILTEVTFSWPGLANRLYEAISSRDFPTVQGILIFFAGIVVMASIMIDILNAYVDPRIRY; from the coding sequence ATGTCCCGTTCTAAAGCCCTACAGTATTACATTATCAGCCGTTTATTACTTGCGCCTTTAATGTTGTGGACTGTCACCACAGCCGTATTTTTACTTTTACGTGCCACCCCAGGCGATCCAGTAGATGCCATTTTAGGTGGACGCGCACCGGAAAGTGTGAAAGAAGCATTACGCTTGAAATTAGGTTTAAAAGACCCAATAATCACCCAATACTGGAATTATTTAGTACAAGTATTCTTTCGTTTAGATTTAGGTGAATCCATCACTGATAGAGGGCAAAAGGTCTGGAAAATTATTAATGATTACTTCCCCGCAACAGTTGAACTAGCAGTATGTAGCATCTTAGTTGCTCTGTTAGTTGGTATCACAGTCGGAGTAATTTCTGCTTCTCGTCCTGGTAGTGTTTTAGATATTAGTGGGCGTTTTTTTGGGATTGTTACCTATTCGTTGCCAATGTTTTGGGCAGGAATGTTATTACAATTAATTTTCTCTGTACAGTTAGGTTGGTTTCCCACATCTAATAGATTTCCTCCGAGTATTCCTGCTCCGCAAAGAATTACAGGTTTATATACTTTAGATAGTCTTTTTTCCGGCAACTTTGAACAATTTTTCATTGCCTTACATCACCTAGCTCTTCCTAGTCTGACTTTAGGCTTTTTGTTAAGTGGTATTTTTGAGAGAATTGTCCGGGTAAATCTCAAGCAAACTTTGCAGTCTGATTATGTAGAAGCAGCAAGAGCAAGGGGTATTCCTGAGAGAAAAATTTTAGTTTCCCATGCCTTAAAAAATGCATTAATTCCTGTAATTACAGTCCTAGGATTAACTTTTGCTTCCTTACTGGGAGGGGCAATATTAACAGAAGTCACATTTTCTTGGCCCGGTTTAGCTAATCGTCTTTATGAGGCAATATCTTCCCGTGATTTTCCTACAGTCCAAGGTATATTAATATTTTTTGCAGGAATTGTCGTGATGGCAAGTATTATGATTGATATTCTCAATGCCTATGTAGATCCGCGAATTCGTTATTAG
- a CDS encoding malic enzyme-like NAD(P)-binding protein: MADLTPNSSFSLTLRLEIPNRIGMLASVTKAIATCGGNLGQIDLIEQTRQVSIRDITVDAASTDHAETVVQAVQALSDIKVINVYDRTFNLHRGGKISITSRIPLKSVSDLAMAYTPGVGRICRAIAQNPEEVYKLTIKQNTVAIVTDGSAVLGLGNLGAAASLPVMEGKAMLFKEFAGIDAFPICLATQDTDEIVKTVKNLAPVFGGVNLEDIAAPRCFEIEERLRRELDIPVFHDDQHGTAIVTLAALFNALKLVHKSMDKIRIVINGAGAAGVAIARLLKKAGAETIIMCDSKGIISISRSDLTEEKKEFAVKAQGSLAGAMQGADVFIGVSAPGVLTPEMVKAMAKEPIVFAMANPIPEIQPELVQNDVAVMATGRSDYPNQINNVLAFPGVFRGALDCRAETITTLMYLEAASAIASLVKPSDLDKEHIVPSVFDERVVTAVAAAVQRAARQEGIARC; this comes from the coding sequence ATGGCAGACCTCACACCAAATTCCAGTTTTAGTTTAACTTTGCGTTTAGAGATACCCAATCGCATCGGGATGTTGGCAAGTGTCACCAAAGCGATCGCCACTTGTGGGGGTAACTTAGGTCAAATAGACTTAATAGAACAAACGCGACAAGTATCAATCCGTGATATTACTGTAGATGCTGCTAGTACTGACCATGCCGAAACCGTTGTGCAAGCAGTACAAGCCCTATCAGATATCAAGGTAATCAATGTCTATGACCGTACTTTTAATCTCCATCGAGGTGGTAAAATCAGCATCACAAGCCGAATTCCTCTGAAGAGTGTCTCCGATTTGGCAATGGCATATACCCCTGGAGTCGGAAGGATTTGTCGTGCGATCGCCCAAAATCCAGAGGAAGTTTATAAACTGACTATCAAGCAAAATACTGTTGCTATTGTTACCGATGGTAGTGCCGTATTAGGTTTGGGCAACCTTGGTGCCGCAGCATCCTTACCTGTGATGGAAGGTAAAGCTATGCTATTCAAGGAGTTTGCTGGTATTGATGCCTTTCCTATCTGCTTGGCAACCCAGGATACCGATGAAATAGTCAAGACAGTGAAAAATTTAGCTCCTGTCTTCGGTGGTGTGAATTTAGAGGATATTGCTGCTCCCCGTTGCTTTGAGATTGAGGAAAGACTGCGACGGGAATTAGATATCCCTGTTTTTCACGATGACCAACATGGTACAGCAATTGTCACCCTGGCAGCGCTGTTTAATGCTCTGAAGTTAGTGCATAAATCCATGGATAAAATTCGCATCGTGATTAATGGTGCCGGTGCCGCAGGTGTTGCCATTGCGCGGTTGTTGAAGAAAGCTGGAGCTGAGACTATCATCATGTGCGACTCTAAGGGAATTATCTCCATCAGTCGCAGTGATTTAACAGAAGAGAAAAAAGAATTTGCAGTCAAAGCTCAGGGTTCCCTTGCCGGAGCAATGCAAGGAGCCGATGTATTTATCGGTGTCAGCGCACCAGGTGTACTCACCCCGGAAATGGTGAAGGCAATGGCTAAGGAACCGATTGTTTTTGCCATGGCAAACCCCATACCAGAAATTCAGCCCGAACTGGTACAAAATGATGTTGCAGTTATGGCAACGGGACGTAGTGATTACCCCAATCAAATTAATAACGTATTAGCGTTTCCTGGTGTTTTTCGGGGGGCACTTGATTGTCGTGCCGAAACAATTACAACCTTGATGTACTTAGAAGCTGCCAGCGCGATCGCCTCCCTTGTCAAACCCTCGGATTTAGACAAAGAACATATTGTTCCTTCCGTATTTGATGAGCGTGTAGTCACTGCCGTTGCCGCAGCAGTACAACGAGCCGCACGACAAGAAGGAATTGCTCGCTGTTAG
- a CDS encoding IMS domain-containing protein, with protein MMTSTLLNNRYKVLSILGGGGFGETFLAEDTQMPSGKRCVIKQLKPISNNSQMYELVQQRFQQEAAILEELGDRCDQIPRLYAYFSENGQFYLVQEYIQGQTLTQKVQQYGLMTENAVKEILLNLLPVLDFIHSQRMVHRDIKPDNIILRNSDSKPVLIDFGAVKVTMQTEVLGSPGNASKSIVIGTPGFMPGEQSIGKPLFSSDLYSLGLTAIYLLTGRMPQNLTFDAPTGEILWRHFAGNINSSFADVLDKAIKKSPRDRYFNSKEMLAAIQNPQTPLVIPPTVPPTPPVISKPTVISAPTPQPVAVNTPLPPTVASPPVPPSPQPSTVINQNSVPLVIPPKHVIPWWQQGLMIGGCLGLTVIGGWWFWQQQNISDRQTPLVTSETITASPTAQPSNNLSSETTTPTSKAVSEIKPTPINTSNTGNSDTTTDSQKVSNSQTTPSTNNSKYTGTSAVSTSLSQTAAQDLIQQWLQAKKVMFAPPYNTEIAAQLTTGQQYESAAGKDGSINSLKEDGHYYKYGVQKIDNVDEFSVKDNQATIQVKVTEERTLFDRNGNIIPKESDYKTRTVRYNLESIDGTWKISDSKIISN; from the coding sequence ATGATGACATCAACATTACTCAACAATCGTTACAAGGTACTAAGTATTTTGGGTGGTGGTGGATTCGGGGAAACGTTTTTGGCTGAAGATACCCAAATGCCATCAGGTAAGCGTTGTGTCATTAAACAGCTAAAACCCATCAGTAATAACTCTCAGATGTACGAGTTGGTACAGCAAAGATTTCAGCAGGAAGCAGCGATTTTGGAAGAGTTAGGCGATCGCTGTGATCAAATTCCTCGGTTGTATGCCTATTTCTCAGAAAATGGACAATTTTATCTGGTGCAGGAATATATTCAAGGGCAAACTCTGACTCAAAAAGTTCAACAATATGGACTGATGACAGAAAATGCTGTTAAGGAAATTCTCTTAAATCTTTTACCTGTGCTGGATTTTATCCATAGTCAGCGTATGGTACATCGGGATATCAAACCAGATAATATTATTTTGCGTAATTCCGATAGCAAGCCAGTTTTAATTGATTTTGGTGCAGTCAAAGTTACCATGCAAACCGAGGTGTTAGGTTCACCAGGAAATGCCAGTAAATCAATTGTCATTGGTACACCAGGTTTTATGCCTGGAGAACAATCCATCGGTAAACCCTTATTTTCTAGTGATTTATATAGTTTAGGACTAACGGCAATCTATCTGCTGACTGGGAGGATGCCACAAAATTTAACCTTTGATGCTCCCACTGGAGAAATTTTATGGCGGCATTTTGCGGGGAATATCAACTCTAGTTTTGCGGATGTTTTGGATAAAGCAATTAAAAAGTCACCCCGCGATCGCTATTTCAACTCCAAAGAAATGCTTGCTGCTATCCAAAATCCCCAAACTCCCCTTGTTATACCTCCAACGGTTCCTCCCACACCTCCAGTTATTAGCAAACCAACGGTAATTTCTGCTCCAACTCCTCAACCCGTGGCAGTTAATACTCCCTTACCTCCCACCGTTGCTTCTCCTCCCGTACCACCATCTCCACAACCATCCACTGTCATCAATCAAAATTCTGTACCCTTGGTTATTCCCCCCAAACATGTCATTCCCTGGTGGCAACAGGGTTTGATGATTGGTGGATGTCTGGGATTAACGGTAATTGGTGGATGGTGGTTTTGGCAGCAACAAAATATTAGCGATCGCCAAACACCTCTAGTTACTTCTGAAACTATTACAGCTTCACCAACTGCTCAACCTAGCAATAATCTCAGTAGTGAAACCACAACACCTACAAGTAAAGCAGTCAGTGAGATAAAACCAACTCCTATAAATACTTCCAATACGGGAAATTCTGACACCACAACTGATTCCCAGAAAGTATCTAATTCTCAAACAACTCCATCAACTAATAATTCTAAATATACTGGCACAAGCGCTGTCAGCACTTCCCTGAGTCAAACTGCTGCTCAGGATTTAATTCAACAGTGGTTACAGGCAAAAAAAGTCATGTTTGCCCCTCCGTACAATACAGAAATCGCAGCACAGTTGACTACAGGTCAACAATACGAAAGTGCTGCGGGGAAAGATGGCTCTATCAATTCTTTAAAGGAAGATGGTCACTATTATAAGTACGGGGTACAAAAAATTGATAATGTGGATGAATTTTCTGTGAAAGATAATCAAGCAACAATTCAAGTCAAAGTTACAGAGGAGCGGACTTTATTTGATAGAAATGGAAATATTATTCCGAAGGAAAGTGACTATAAAACCCGGACAGTACGCTACAACTTAGAATCAATTGATGGAACCTGGAAAATATCTGATAGCAAAATTATCAGTAATTAG
- a CDS encoding helix-turn-helix transcriptional regulator: MKHLISRNTSISGDIYLNPNLKSPEQEQQLSLQVDLLQAIVESFVDGIVILNTQGKILHANEYGRAICDQKNQNYQLPREIWQICESLIESREIFPGENIFLETNVEIQPLHPLRVRVRWLEFDENQKNLLVTLEDSQQTNQSIAIADVQKYGLTDREAEVWLLRCTNCSYKEIAKRLYITINTVKKHLKNIHAKQQEMLWS; the protein is encoded by the coding sequence ATGAAACACTTAATTAGTCGTAATACATCTATCTCAGGAGATATTTATCTCAATCCAAATCTCAAATCACCAGAGCAAGAACAACAGTTAAGTTTACAAGTAGATTTGTTGCAGGCGATCGTGGAAAGCTTTGTGGATGGGATAGTGATTTTAAATACACAAGGTAAAATTTTACACGCAAACGAGTATGGGCGTGCAATTTGTGATCAAAAAAATCAAAACTATCAACTTCCTCGAGAAATTTGGCAAATTTGCGAATCATTAATTGAGAGTCGAGAAATCTTTCCAGGAGAAAATATTTTTCTGGAGACAAATGTTGAGATTCAGCCATTACATCCCCTGCGTGTGCGGGTAAGATGGCTAGAGTTTGACGAAAATCAGAAAAATTTACTAGTCACCCTAGAAGATAGTCAGCAGACAAATCAAAGTATAGCGATCGCCGATGTGCAAAAATATGGTTTAACAGACAGAGAGGCAGAAGTCTGGTTACTGAGATGTACTAATTGTTCCTATAAGGAAATAGCAAAAAGACTCTATATTACTATTAATACAGTTAAGAAACATCTGAAAAATATTCACGCGAAACAACAAGAGATGTTATGGTCTTAG